A single region of the Aurantiacibacter sp. MUD11 genome encodes:
- the clpB gene encoding ATP-dependent chaperone ClpB, whose protein sequence is MNLEKFTDRARGFLQSAQTVAIRNSHQRISPEHLAKALLEDEEGMAAGLIQRAGGNPGRAVQEVDALLAKIPSVSGGGAQQTPGLDNDAVRVLDQAEQIAEKAGDSFVTVERLLLALVLAKQTKVGEVLADAGVTAEALNTAINELRKGKTADSANAEAAYDAMKKYAQDLTQKAKDGKLDPVIGRDEEIRRTVQILARRTKNNPVLIGEPGTGKTAIAEGLALRIANGDVPDSLKDRTLMALDMGALIAGAKYRGEFEERLKTVLDEVKDAGGQIILFIDEMHTLIGAGASEGSMDASNLLKPALARGELHCIGATTLDEYQKYVEKDAALQRRFQPVFVDEPSVEDTISILRGIKEKYELHHGVRITDAAIVAAAQLSERYISDRFLPDKAIDLMDEAASRIRMEVESKPEEIEALDRRIIQLKIEEQALSKESDAASKDRLAALREELANLEQQSAELTTRWQNERDKIHAEAKIKEDLDAARIELEQAQRAGDLAKAGELQYGKIPQLEKALEEAGTHTDNALLKEEVTEDDIASVVSRWTGVPIEKMMEGEREKLLKMEEVLGKRVIGQEKAVVAVSKAVRRARAGLQDPNRPLGSFLFLGPTGVGKTELTKALAAFLFDDDQAMVRIDMSEFMEKHAVARLIGAPPGYVGYEEGGVLTEAVRRRPYQVVLFDEVEKAHSDVFNVLLQVLDDGHLTDGQGRKVDFSNTLIILTSNLGSQFLSNLEDDQKVEDVEDQVMDVVRGHFRPEFLNRLDEIVLFHRLAMEHMAPIVDIQVARVQKLLKDRKIVLDLTEGARKWLGRVGYDPVYGARPLKRTVQRYLQDPLAEKLLAGEIPDGSTVKIDEGDGELQMVVE, encoded by the coding sequence ATGAACCTGGAAAAATTCACCGACCGCGCTCGCGGCTTCCTGCAAAGCGCGCAGACGGTCGCGATCCGCAACAGCCACCAGCGCATCAGTCCCGAACATCTCGCCAAGGCGCTCCTCGAAGATGAGGAGGGCATGGCCGCAGGCCTGATCCAGCGGGCGGGCGGCAACCCCGGCCGGGCTGTGCAGGAAGTGGACGCATTGCTCGCCAAGATTCCCTCGGTCAGCGGGGGCGGGGCGCAGCAGACTCCGGGCCTCGACAACGATGCCGTGCGCGTGCTCGACCAGGCCGAACAGATTGCCGAGAAAGCGGGCGACAGCTTCGTCACCGTCGAACGCCTGCTGCTGGCGCTGGTGCTGGCGAAGCAGACCAAGGTCGGCGAAGTGCTGGCCGATGCCGGCGTTACCGCAGAAGCGCTCAACACCGCGATCAACGAACTGCGCAAGGGCAAGACGGCGGACAGCGCCAATGCCGAAGCCGCCTACGACGCGATGAAGAAGTATGCGCAGGACCTCACGCAGAAGGCAAAGGACGGCAAGCTCGACCCGGTCATCGGCCGTGACGAGGAAATCCGTCGCACCGTGCAGATCCTTGCCCGGCGCACCAAGAACAACCCCGTCCTGATCGGCGAGCCCGGCACCGGAAAGACCGCAATTGCGGAAGGCCTGGCGCTGCGCATCGCCAACGGCGACGTGCCCGACAGCCTGAAGGATCGCACGCTGATGGCGCTCGACATGGGCGCGCTGATCGCCGGTGCGAAATATCGCGGCGAGTTCGAGGAACGGCTCAAGACCGTGCTCGACGAGGTGAAGGACGCCGGCGGCCAGATCATCCTGTTCATCGACGAGATGCACACGCTGATCGGCGCGGGCGCCTCGGAAGGCAGCATGGATGCCTCCAACCTGCTGAAGCCCGCGCTGGCCCGCGGTGAGCTGCATTGCATCGGCGCGACCACGCTGGATGAATACCAGAAGTACGTGGAAAAGGACGCCGCGCTGCAACGGCGCTTCCAGCCGGTCTTCGTCGACGAACCGAGCGTGGAGGACACCATCTCCATCCTGCGCGGCATCAAGGAGAAGTACGAGCTGCACCACGGGGTGCGCATCACCGATGCCGCCATCGTCGCCGCCGCGCAGCTTTCCGAACGCTACATTTCCGACCGCTTCCTGCCCGACAAGGCGATCGACCTGATGGACGAGGCCGCCAGCCGCATCCGCATGGAAGTGGAGAGCAAGCCCGAGGAAATCGAGGCGCTCGACCGGCGCATCATCCAGTTGAAGATCGAGGAGCAGGCGCTGTCCAAGGAGAGCGACGCGGCTTCCAAGGATCGCCTTGCGGCGCTGCGCGAGGAACTGGCGAACCTTGAGCAGCAGTCGGCCGAACTGACCACGCGCTGGCAGAACGAACGCGACAAGATCCATGCCGAGGCGAAGATCAAGGAAGACCTCGACGCGGCGCGGATCGAGCTGGAGCAGGCGCAGCGCGCAGGCGACCTCGCCAAGGCGGGCGAGCTGCAATACGGCAAGATCCCGCAGCTGGAAAAAGCGCTGGAAGAAGCCGGCACCCACACCGACAACGCGCTGCTGAAGGAAGAGGTGACCGAGGACGACATCGCCTCCGTCGTCAGCCGCTGGACCGGCGTTCCCATCGAGAAGATGATGGAAGGCGAGCGCGAAAAGCTGCTGAAGATGGAAGAGGTGCTGGGCAAGCGCGTGATCGGCCAGGAAAAGGCCGTCGTCGCCGTATCCAAGGCCGTGCGCCGGGCGCGGGCAGGTCTGCAGGACCCGAACCGTCCGCTGGGCAGCTTCCTGTTCCTCGGCCCCACCGGCGTCGGCAAGACCGAGCTGACCAAGGCGCTGGCCGCATTCCTGTTCGACGACGACCAGGCCATGGTGCGCATCGACATGAGCGAATTCATGGAGAAGCACGCGGTGGCCCGCCTGATCGGCGCGCCTCCGGGCTATGTCGGCTACGAGGAAGGCGGCGTGCTGACCGAAGCTGTCCGCCGTCGACCCTACCAGGTCGTGCTGTTCGACGAGGTGGAGAAGGCGCACAGCGACGTCTTCAACGTGCTGCTGCAGGTGCTGGACGACGGTCACCTGACCGACGGGCAGGGCCGCAAGGTCGATTTCAGCAACACGCTGATCATCCTCACCAGCAACCTCGGCAGCCAGTTCCTCTCCAACCTGGAAGACGACCAGAAGGTGGAGGACGTGGAAGACCAGGTGATGGACGTCGTGCGCGGCCATTTCCGCCCTGAGTTCCTCAACCGCCTGGACGAGATCGTGCTGTTCCACCGCCTGGCGATGGAGCACATGGCACCGATCGTGGATATCCAGGTGGCACGGGTGCAGAAGCTGCTGAAGGATCGCAAGATCGTGCTCGACCTGACCGAGGGTGCCCGCAAGTGGCTGGGCCGCGTCGGTTACGATCCGGTCTATGGCGCGCGCCCGCTCAAGCGGACGGTGCAGCGCTACCTGCAGGATCCGCTGGCGGAGAAGCTCCTGGCGGGCGAGATTCCCGACGGCAGCACGGTCAAGATCGACGAGGGCGACGGCGAATTGCAGATGGTGGTCGAGTAA
- a CDS encoding TonB-dependent receptor domain-containing protein: protein MALAASPALAQDTDQDAEEITADDEDEDVVSATGQTSSSGTIFVTGSRIRRDEFSSASPITLVDPEIAVRQGLMDTGSLVQGSPIAAGSAQVTSAISSVFLVDGGQGVQTISLRGLGANRTLVLLNGRRAGPAGTRGGVSAFDLNVLPQSIVERVDILKDGASSIYGSDAVAGVVNLITKTDTDGIEIDLFGSLPESSGGETFSASATWGTTFDRGHVLVSANYYRQNELARGDRDYLGCPEEYVFTDLSFQTRADRIDPRTGEFACRGDSTTTWGHVWTYDYSYYYSPNGSNIPGSAGVGDVSLLQYSYPGDNLGQYLPPVGTRIDAGQIGVPEGWYAVAYDAASDPLTNRYHPLMDQDSLIPQTDRYTLYVDAAYELFDGGEVYTELLYNNRKTYYDSSGQVWQFGLGSDLGARSPVGYGLFGLPDFFGDPLAGEFAGPALFSPTAFIDWYDSSQDVDYYRGVLGIRGDISSSWSYDLYGQYSLSDGDYTNQRVLQDAIDSQDLRGSFGPAPSPCGNYVTPISGRQCVDVDWYSPRVMYGDFTAEELAFLTDTETGNTEYTQIYVEGVVSGDLIELWGDGPVGVALGAAYRQDEINDVPGDITLAGNVWGGGASGITAGKSDTYEAFGEINIPLLADLPLIQSLNLTAAGRVTNVTATRASDGASDERNGNWTYKLGADWEVTDWLRFRSTYGTSFRAPALFEQFLADQTGSLSQRNLDPCIQWGNALADGDITQNFANNCAADGVAANHTGAGISGAVIRGGGLGVLDPEESTSWTASVILTPNFSFLPNTRLSLAVDYFDIEVTGEIAVFGARNVISGCYSSDFYPNDPFCSLFARVDDLDPSNPFWNAGNGSNIAFVRDSFVNINSQEQEGVDVTARMVHDFAGDATLTVQGQMTWQFTDVTAIFAGFPENQSEEVGEPTFVGDFFAQLDLGDFSIFYSLDVIGDAGSDSIRDYVESFLSSDDLNGDGIASVAEVYDSLSQGEIDGFLCPGGRCRKLTTDATFFHSASLSYEFNENLRMTVGASNLFDTQPPRVSQVGGDGIASYGVGVLYSQYDLLGRRFFANLNIRY from the coding sequence GTGGCACTCGCCGCCAGCCCGGCCCTCGCCCAGGACACGGACCAGGACGCCGAAGAAATCACCGCAGATGATGAAGACGAAGACGTAGTCAGCGCTACTGGCCAGACCAGCAGCAGCGGCACCATCTTCGTTACCGGTTCGCGCATCCGTCGCGACGAATTCAGCTCGGCCTCGCCGATCACCCTGGTCGATCCGGAAATCGCCGTTCGCCAGGGCCTGATGGACACCGGTTCGCTGGTCCAGGGTTCGCCGATCGCCGCCGGTTCGGCGCAGGTGACCTCCGCCATTTCGAGCGTCTTCCTGGTCGATGGTGGCCAGGGCGTGCAGACCATCTCGCTGCGCGGCCTCGGCGCCAACCGCACGCTGGTGCTGCTCAACGGTCGTCGTGCTGGCCCGGCCGGTACGCGCGGCGGCGTTTCCGCCTTCGACCTCAACGTCCTCCCGCAGTCGATCGTCGAACGCGTCGACATCCTGAAGGACGGTGCATCGTCGATTTACGGTTCGGACGCCGTGGCCGGCGTGGTCAACCTGATCACCAAGACCGACACCGACGGCATCGAGATCGACCTGTTCGGCTCGCTGCCCGAATCCAGCGGCGGCGAAACCTTCTCGGCTTCCGCCACCTGGGGTACCACCTTCGACCGCGGCCACGTGCTGGTCTCGGCCAACTACTACCGCCAGAACGAACTGGCGCGTGGTGACCGCGACTATCTCGGCTGCCCGGAAGAGTACGTCTTCACCGACCTGTCCTTCCAGACCCGTGCCGACCGCATCGACCCGCGCACCGGCGAATTCGCCTGCCGCGGTGACAGCACCACCACCTGGGGCCACGTCTGGACCTACGACTACAGCTACTACTACTCGCCGAATGGCTCGAACATTCCGGGTAGCGCTGGCGTGGGCGACGTGTCGCTGCTGCAGTACAGCTATCCGGGCGACAACCTCGGCCAGTACCTGCCGCCCGTCGGCACGCGTATCGACGCCGGCCAGATCGGTGTTCCGGAAGGCTGGTATGCCGTGGCATACGACGCAGCTTCGGACCCGCTGACCAACCGTTACCACCCGCTGATGGATCAGGATTCGCTGATCCCGCAGACCGACCGCTACACGCTGTATGTCGATGCGGCTTACGAGCTGTTCGACGGCGGCGAAGTCTACACCGAACTGCTCTACAACAATCGTAAGACCTATTACGATTCCTCGGGCCAGGTGTGGCAGTTCGGCCTGGGTTCGGACCTGGGCGCACGCAGCCCGGTCGGCTACGGCCTGTTCGGCCTGCCCGACTTCTTCGGCGACCCGCTGGCCGGTGAATTCGCTGGTCCGGCACTGTTCTCGCCGACGGCCTTCATCGACTGGTACGACAGCTCGCAGGACGTCGACTACTACCGCGGCGTGCTTGGCATCCGTGGCGACATCTCCTCGAGCTGGAGCTACGACCTCTACGGCCAGTACTCGCTGTCGGACGGTGACTACACCAACCAGCGCGTGCTGCAGGACGCCATCGACTCGCAGGACCTGCGTGGCTCCTTCGGTCCGGCTCCCTCGCCTTGCGGAAACTACGTGACCCCGATTTCGGGCCGCCAGTGCGTCGACGTCGACTGGTACAGCCCGCGTGTCATGTACGGTGACTTCACGGCCGAGGAACTGGCGTTCCTGACCGACACCGAAACCGGCAACACCGAATATACCCAGATCTACGTTGAAGGCGTCGTTTCCGGCGACCTCATCGAGCTGTGGGGTGACGGTCCGGTCGGCGTCGCACTGGGTGCTGCCTATCGCCAGGACGAAATCAACGACGTTCCGGGTGATATAACCCTGGCCGGCAACGTCTGGGGCGGCGGTGCCTCGGGCATCACCGCCGGTAAGAGCGACACCTACGAAGCCTTCGGCGAAATCAACATTCCGCTGCTGGCCGACCTGCCGCTCATCCAGAGCCTGAACCTGACCGCCGCAGGCCGCGTCACCAACGTGACCGCAACCCGCGCTTCGGACGGTGCCAGCGACGAGCGTAACGGCAACTGGACCTACAAGCTGGGTGCCGACTGGGAAGTGACCGACTGGCTGCGTTTCCGCAGCACCTACGGCACCTCGTTCCGTGCTCCGGCACTATTCGAGCAGTTCCTGGCCGACCAGACCGGCAGCCTGTCGCAGCGTAACCTCGACCCCTGTATCCAGTGGGGCAACGCGCTGGCCGATGGCGACATCACCCAGAACTTCGCCAACAACTGTGCGGCTGACGGCGTTGCCGCCAACCACACCGGTGCGGGCATCAGCGGCGCGGTTATCCGCGGCGGTGGTCTGGGCGTGCTGGATCCGGAAGAATCGACCTCGTGGACGGCCTCGGTCATCCTGACGCCGAACTTCTCGTTCCTGCCGAACACCCGCCTGAGCCTGGCAGTCGACTACTTCGACATCGAAGTGACCGGCGAAATCGCCGTGTTCGGTGCACGTAACGTGATCTCGGGCTGCTACTCGTCGGACTTCTATCCGAACGATCCGTTCTGTTCGCTGTTCGCCCGTGTCGACGACCTCGACCCGAGCAACCCGTTCTGGAACGCCGGTAACGGTTCGAACATCGCCTTCGTCCGCGACAGCTTCGTGAACATCAACAGCCAGGAGCAGGAAGGCGTCGACGTGACCGCACGTATGGTCCACGACTTCGCCGGCGACGCGACCCTGACCGTTCAGGGCCAGATGACCTGGCAGTTCACCGACGTGACCGCGATCTTCGCAGGCTTCCCCGAAAACCAGAGCGAGGAAGTCGGCGAGCCGACCTTCGTGGGCGACTTCTTCGCCCAGCTCGACCTGGGTGACTTCTCGATCTTCTACAGTCTGGATGTCATCGGTGACGCCGGTAGCGACAGCATCCGCGACTACGTGGAAAGCTTCCTGAGCTCCGACGACCTCAACGGCGACGGCATCGCTTCGGTTGCAGAAGTCTACGACAGCCTCTCGCAGGGCGAGATCGACGGGTTCCTGTGCCCGGGCGGTCGCTGCCGCAAGCTGACGACCGATGCGACGTTCTTCCACAGCGCATCGCTCAGCTACGAGTTCAACGAGAACCTGCGCATGACGGTTGGTGCTTCGAACCTGTTCGACACCCAGCCGCCGCGTGTGTCGCAGGTCGGCGGCGACGGCATCGCCTCCTACGGTGTCGGCGTGCTGTACTCGCAGTACGACCTGCTGGGCCGTCGCTTCTTCGCGAACCTCAACATCCGCTACTGA
- a CDS encoding SDR family NAD(P)-dependent oxidoreductase, which produces MQIDSNLAAVVTGGASGLGEATARALAAKGAKVALFDLNEELGEKVAAEIGGVFCKVDVSDGASVEAGFAKARAAHGQERVLVNCAGVGTIGKLTRRDRETGEISHLPFELFEKTIKINLIGTFQCMAKAATGIMTLDPVNEHGERGVMINTASVAAEDGQIGQVAYAASKAGVKGMTLPVARDLMNEGIRVNTILPGIFHTPMMAGLPEKAQVALAASVPFPKRLGRPEEYAALVCFMVESEYMNAETVRLDGAIRMPPK; this is translated from the coding sequence ATGCAGATCGACAGCAATCTGGCCGCAGTGGTCACGGGCGGTGCATCCGGCCTCGGCGAGGCGACCGCACGGGCGCTGGCCGCCAAGGGCGCCAAGGTGGCGCTGTTCGACCTCAACGAGGAACTGGGCGAAAAGGTCGCCGCCGAAATCGGCGGAGTTTTCTGCAAGGTCGACGTGTCCGACGGTGCGTCGGTCGAGGCAGGCTTTGCCAAGGCGCGCGCGGCGCACGGGCAGGAGCGCGTGCTGGTCAACTGCGCCGGCGTGGGCACCATCGGCAAGCTGACCCGCCGCGACCGCGAGACCGGCGAGATCAGCCACCTGCCGTTCGAGCTGTTCGAGAAGACCATCAAGATCAACCTGATCGGCACCTTCCAGTGCATGGCCAAGGCCGCCACCGGTATCATGACGCTGGACCCGGTGAATGAACACGGCGAGCGTGGGGTGATGATCAACACCGCCTCCGTCGCCGCCGAAGACGGCCAGATCGGCCAGGTCGCCTATGCCGCGTCGAAGGCGGGCGTGAAGGGCATGACCCTGCCGGTAGCGCGCGACCTGATGAACGAGGGCATTCGCGTTAACACCATTCTTCCGGGTATCTTCCATACTCCGATGATGGCCGGCCTGCCGGAAAAGGCGCAGGTCGCGCTGGCGGCTTCGGTGCCGTTTCCCAAGCGGCTCGGCCGGCCCGAGGAATATGCTGCGCTCGTCTGCTTCATGGTGGAGAGCGAATACATGAACGCGGAAACCGTGCGGCTGGATGGCGCAATCCGCATGCCGCCGAAATAG